The following proteins are co-located in the Salinigranum halophilum genome:
- a CDS encoding NAD(P)/FAD-dependent oxidoreductase, with protein MERVDVVIVGGGPAGSSAAHAAAKTGASALVLEKGVPRADRPDRLGPDSTDAAGILDYWVDIMGIHPDEFPDGVLLHHLDRAEFIGPNESVTMRSTGIESSYDHFGYCFNRARFDDFLRDRAESKGAEYRVGVSVRDVETPLDASGGADDPTHLVTTADGTTVGADFLVLADGPQRTVTNKVLDRLVDFDITDRLASTKANHIAYQEHREFPEEVYEEVSGAIKFWWGYMPGHTAYPWVFPNDDNVCRVGLTMPIGLDIDQVKDREKYELLTPEDERIPQGREYIRRLLEQEYGDEYDIEEDFPLVADRGKTKGTETYPISSTRPIDSPVASDIAVVGGAMGSTSAFHEGGDHVAVRTGAIAGRLAGEGDLSSYNRAWKDAINDEILRNVAMADIVHEYGPDDWDWAFKTARKLQTDEGGYRSLSVSKMSAGVSAARLVGTYKKRKFKFRNGKYVQIREDEYRSG; from the coding sequence ATGGAACGCGTGGACGTGGTCATCGTCGGCGGGGGTCCGGCCGGTTCGTCGGCGGCACACGCCGCCGCGAAGACCGGCGCGTCGGCACTCGTGTTGGAGAAGGGGGTGCCGCGGGCCGACCGCCCCGACAGACTGGGGCCGGATTCGACAGACGCCGCGGGCATCCTCGACTACTGGGTCGACATCATGGGGATCCATCCCGACGAGTTCCCCGACGGGGTGCTCCTCCACCACCTCGACCGGGCGGAGTTCATCGGGCCGAACGAGTCGGTCACGATGCGTTCGACGGGTATCGAATCGTCGTACGACCACTTCGGCTACTGCTTCAATCGGGCACGCTTCGACGACTTCCTCCGCGACCGTGCCGAGTCGAAAGGTGCCGAGTACCGCGTCGGTGTCTCCGTTCGCGACGTCGAGACCCCCCTCGACGCGAGCGGCGGTGCGGACGACCCGACGCACCTGGTCACGACCGCGGACGGCACGACCGTCGGTGCGGACTTCCTCGTCCTCGCCGACGGCCCCCAGCGGACGGTCACCAACAAGGTGCTGGACCGTCTCGTCGACTTCGACATCACCGACCGCCTCGCGTCGACGAAGGCGAACCACATCGCGTATCAGGAACACCGCGAGTTCCCCGAGGAGGTGTACGAAGAGGTCTCGGGAGCCATCAAGTTCTGGTGGGGGTACATGCCGGGCCACACGGCGTATCCGTGGGTCTTCCCGAACGACGACAACGTCTGCCGCGTGGGGTTGACCATGCCCATCGGCCTCGACATCGACCAGGTGAAAGACCGCGAGAAGTACGAACTGCTCACACCTGAAGACGAGCGGATTCCACAGGGCCGAGAGTACATCCGCAGACTCCTCGAACAGGAGTACGGTGACGAGTACGACATCGAGGAGGACTTCCCCCTCGTGGCGGACAGAGGCAAGACGAAGGGAACCGAGACGTACCCCATCTCGTCCACGCGGCCCATCGACTCGCCCGTCGCGTCGGACATCGCCGTGGTCGGCGGAGCGATGGGGTCGACCTCGGCGTTCCACGAAGGCGGCGACCACGTCGCCGTCCGAACGGGCGCAATCGCGGGGCGACTCGCCGGCGAGGGTGACCTCTCGTCGTACAACCGGGCGTGGAAGGACGCGATCAACGACGAGATTCTCCGCAACGTGGCGATGGCCGACATCGTCCACGAGTACGGACCCGACGACTGGGACTGGGCGTTCAAGACGGCACGGAAACTCCAGACGGATGAGGGAGGGTACCGCTCGCTGAGCGTCTCGAAGATGAGCGCGGGCGTGAGTGCGGCGAGGCTCGTCGGCACGTACAAGAAACGCAAGTTCAAGTTCCGAAACGGTAAGTACGTCCAGATTCGCGAGGACGAGTACCGCTCGGGCTGA
- a CDS encoding Na+/H+ antiporter NhaC family protein → MTTRQVLVSLFAGVWVGALLVAEWNPVGATALTMDWLVEVVRSPFDTKFIILILFMGAGAAFIYRSGGILALERAIGDRVSTARESQILTWLIGVFIFFDSYTSTVVTGNATRELSQENRSSREMHAYALDSTTSPVTTFGPVSNWIGFQVSMIIAGFEATRVTAQELGVTAFGLFLQSIPWNIYCFMAFFMVGFISITQRFFGPMLDAEWRARSTGATIKDDATPLSDVSADVGEPSEKNPSLVNFFAPILVLLVTGLVSMWYLGGGYEPGVDIATAFQETDVALGLLYGAFAFMLTGFVGSLAYRTMDLEEASETIIDGFKTMVIALAIIVLAWAIGLAAENVGTAQYIVDVMVGSGVPGGFLPLIVFVAAMFVAFTTGTSWGTMAILTPLAIPLSLELVGPSVLPVVVAMLFGGAIWGDHSSPISDTTVMSSIFAGSDHIDHVSTQIPFAATAAGVTVVVLVLYGLGLRTPFVALPLAFVLTAAAVLALNKLDARRKGLPEVMPEAEAIQSGEVDIERVENGTADERISSYSHLAPVPVAAVVVVTGYLALVFVFAMLGG, encoded by the coding sequence ATGACGACGCGTCAGGTGCTGGTGTCGCTGTTCGCCGGTGTCTGGGTGGGTGCACTGCTCGTCGCCGAATGGAACCCCGTCGGAGCGACGGCACTGACGATGGACTGGCTCGTCGAGGTGGTTCGTTCGCCGTTCGACACCAAGTTCATCATTCTCATCCTCTTCATGGGTGCTGGTGCCGCCTTCATCTATCGGTCCGGCGGGATACTGGCCCTCGAACGGGCGATCGGCGACCGGGTCAGCACCGCGCGAGAATCACAGATACTCACCTGGCTCATCGGCGTGTTCATCTTCTTCGATTCGTACACGAGCACCGTCGTGACGGGGAACGCGACGAGAGAGCTCTCCCAGGAGAACCGCTCGTCCAGAGAGATGCACGCCTACGCGCTCGACTCGACGACGTCGCCAGTGACGACGTTCGGGCCGGTGTCGAACTGGATCGGATTTCAGGTGTCGATGATCATCGCCGGGTTCGAGGCGACCCGCGTAACGGCCCAGGAACTCGGCGTGACCGCGTTCGGACTGTTCCTCCAGTCCATCCCGTGGAACATCTACTGTTTCATGGCCTTCTTCATGGTCGGGTTCATCTCCATCACGCAGCGGTTCTTCGGCCCGATGCTCGACGCCGAGTGGCGCGCGCGTTCGACGGGTGCAACGATCAAAGACGACGCGACACCGCTGTCGGATGTCTCCGCCGACGTGGGCGAGCCGAGCGAGAAGAACCCCTCGCTGGTGAACTTCTTCGCGCCGATTCTCGTCTTACTCGTCACCGGCCTCGTCTCGATGTGGTATCTCGGGGGCGGCTACGAGCCCGGCGTCGATATCGCGACAGCGTTCCAGGAGACCGACGTCGCGCTCGGTCTGCTGTACGGCGCGTTCGCGTTCATGCTCACCGGGTTCGTCGGTTCGCTCGCTTACCGCACCATGGACCTCGAAGAGGCCAGCGAGACGATCATCGACGGGTTCAAGACGATGGTCATCGCCCTCGCGATTATCGTCCTCGCGTGGGCCATCGGCCTCGCGGCCGAGAACGTCGGAACCGCCCAGTACATCGTGGACGTGATGGTCGGAAGCGGCGTGCCCGGTGGCTTCCTCCCGCTCATCGTCTTCGTCGCGGCGATGTTCGTCGCGTTCACGACGGGCACGTCCTGGGGAACGATGGCGATATTGACGCCGCTGGCGATTCCGCTGAGCCTGGAACTCGTCGGCCCCTCGGTCCTCCCCGTCGTCGTGGCGATGTTGTTCGGCGGTGCTATCTGGGGCGACCACAGTTCGCCGATTAGCGACACGACAGTCATGTCATCTATCTTCGCCGGCTCGGACCACATCGACCACGTCAGTACGCAGATTCCGTTCGCCGCGACGGCCGCCGGAGTCACTGTCGTCGTACTCGTCCTCTACGGGCTCGGCCTGCGGACCCCGTTCGTCGCCCTCCCGCTCGCGTTCGTGCTGACTGCCGCCGCGGTCCTCGCGCTCAACAAACTCGACGCCCGGCGGAAGGGACTCCCCGAGGTGATGCCCGAGGCCGAAGCGATTCAGTCCGGCGAGGTCGACATCGAACGCGTCGAGAACGGCACCGCCGACGAACGCATCAGTAGTTACTCGCACCTAGCACCGGTGCCCGTCGCGGCCGTCGTCGTCGTCACCGGATACCTGGCGCTCGTGTTCGTGTTCGCGATGCTCGGCGGGTGA
- a CDS encoding D-2-hydroxyacid dehydrogenase has translation MSDTPPDVAVLRQKVHGMPASEYAAALRERLPDHEVVLTRTPDEEREAFAARVVTGHRVDPERLDAGMTVFACTWAGTDHLPTDALADAGVTVTNAAGVHGPNVAEHAVGAMLAFTRGFDVAWRRQREREWRSFQAAELKDSTVTVVGLGAIGEAVVDRLAGFGVDTVGVRYTPEKGGPTDEVVGFDAVHDAFAESDYLVLACPHTDTTDHLVDRDAFETLPAEAVVVNVARGPVIDTDALVWALRRNHIRGAALDVTDPEPLPEAHPLWNFGNVLITPHNAGHTPDYYERLADIVAENVRRLDRGDDDLVNRVV, from the coding sequence ATGAGCGACACACCACCGGACGTCGCGGTCCTGCGGCAGAAGGTCCACGGGATGCCCGCCAGCGAGTACGCCGCCGCGCTCCGCGAACGACTCCCCGACCACGAGGTCGTCCTCACACGGACCCCCGACGAGGAGCGCGAGGCGTTCGCCGCTCGTGTCGTGACGGGCCACCGCGTCGACCCCGAACGGCTCGACGCCGGGATGACCGTGTTCGCCTGCACCTGGGCCGGAACCGACCACCTGCCGACTGACGCGCTCGCCGACGCGGGGGTCACGGTGACGAACGCCGCGGGCGTCCACGGGCCGAATGTCGCCGAGCACGCGGTCGGCGCGATGCTCGCGTTCACCCGCGGCTTCGACGTCGCGTGGCGGCGACAGCGCGAGCGTGAGTGGCGCTCCTTCCAGGCGGCAGAACTCAAGGACTCGACGGTCACCGTCGTCGGCCTCGGCGCAATCGGCGAGGCTGTCGTCGACCGACTGGCCGGGTTCGGCGTCGACACCGTCGGCGTTCGGTACACGCCCGAGAAGGGGGGGCCGACGGACGAGGTGGTCGGCTTCGACGCCGTCCACGACGCCTTCGCGGAGAGCGACTATCTCGTCCTCGCCTGCCCGCACACCGACACCACCGACCACCTCGTAGACCGCGACGCCTTCGAGACGCTTCCCGCCGAAGCCGTCGTCGTGAACGTCGCCCGCGGGCCCGTCATCGACACCGACGCGCTCGTCTGGGCGCTTCGACGGAACCACATCCGCGGTGCGGCGCTCGACGTGACCGACCCCGAACCGCTCCCCGAAGCACACCCGCTGTGGAACTTCGGCAACGTACTCATCACACCGCACAACGCCGGCCACACGCCCGATTACTACGAGCGACTCGCGGACATCGTCGCCGAGAACGTCCGACGACTCGACCGTGGTGACGACGACCTCGTCAACCGGGTCGTCTGA
- a CDS encoding fumarylacetoacetate hydrolase family protein, whose amino-acid sequence MRLARARTDDGVVSGEYRDGTLTSDGVEYVVDEDGLLPPCEPTALYCVGRNYAATLEQMEYERPEEPDFFIKPPASLSGHHDPIAYPPFTDELTYAGELAAVIDVECRDVAVDEVPDVVRGYTVMNDVDALDQQGRTARKAFRGSGPLGPWVESDVDPSAIDMYTDVAGERRQEANTELMLFGPHEVVSFISRRFTLQPGDVVAFGSPANPGLVEPGDSVEITYEGVGTLRNNVVGTDEW is encoded by the coding sequence ATGCGACTGGCGAGGGCACGGACGGACGACGGTGTCGTCTCGGGCGAGTACCGAGACGGAACGCTCACGAGCGACGGAGTCGAGTACGTGGTCGACGAGGATGGCCTCCTCCCGCCGTGTGAGCCGACGGCGCTGTACTGCGTCGGGCGAAACTACGCGGCGACGCTGGAACAGATGGAGTACGAACGGCCCGAGGAACCGGACTTCTTCATCAAACCTCCGGCGTCGCTCTCGGGCCACCACGACCCCATCGCGTATCCGCCCTTCACCGACGAGTTGACCTACGCGGGTGAACTCGCGGCCGTCATCGACGTCGAGTGTCGCGACGTCGCCGTCGACGAGGTCCCCGACGTCGTGCGAGGCTACACCGTGATGAACGACGTCGACGCGCTCGACCAGCAGGGTCGCACGGCGCGGAAGGCGTTCCGGGGGTCGGGGCCGCTCGGTCCGTGGGTCGAGAGCGACGTCGACCCGTCGGCCATCGACATGTACACCGACGTCGCCGGCGAGCGCCGCCAGGAGGCCAACACCGAACTGATGCTGTTCGGCCCACACGAGGTCGTCTCCTTCATCTCTCGGCGGTTCACCCTCCAGCCGGGCGACGTCGTCGCGTTCGGGAGTCCGGCGAATCCGGGGCTCGTCGAACCCGGCGACAGCGTCGAGATCACGTACGAGGGCGTCGGCACGCTCCGGAACAACGTCGTCGGCACTGACGAGTGGTGA
- a CDS encoding type II toxin-antitoxin system HicB family antitoxin, whose product MASSTRDGANHTDEIRLWREDDWWIAKHVETGVTTQGQSRTVALENLDEAVALHNDEIGREPTDEELQELGIDPTNNRTGDRDPPDVLD is encoded by the coding sequence ATGGCCAGTTCGACCAGAGACGGAGCGAATCACACGGACGAGATTCGTCTGTGGCGCGAGGACGACTGGTGGATCGCCAAACACGTCGAAACCGGAGTCACGACGCAAGGCCAGTCCAGAACGGTCGCACTAGAAAACCTCGACGAGGCGGTTGCGCTCCACAACGACGAGATCGGGAGAGAACCGACGGACGAGGAACTTCAAGAGTTGGGCATCGACCCGACCAACAACAGGACTGGTGACCGGGACCCACCGGACGTGCTCGACTAA
- the katG gene encoding catalase/peroxidase HPI, with product MSKPNQDWWPDLLDLSALDQNAQPYPLGEDFDYAAEFQDLDLEAVKEDLEDLMADSQEWWPADYGHYGPLFIRMAWHSAGTYRTTDGRGGASGGTQRFEPIGSWPDNANLDKARRLLWPIKQKYGKQLSWADLIVLAGNVAMESMGFETFGFAGGRTDAFQPDGGADWGPEQEMESWDRFDEDDELEDHLGATVMGLIYVNPEGPEGQPDPEWSAERIRQSFDRMAMNDKETAALIAGGHTFGKVHGADDPDEYVGPEPADAPIENMGLGWESDYGSGKGDDTITSGIEGPWNSTPTMWDMSYVNTLLDNEWEVEKGPGGAWQWTPIHDDEVEDAPAAHDPDDTQTPMMLTTDIALKKDDDYRAVIEEFQDDPMEFLDAFARAWYKLIHRDMGPPERFLGPEVPEETMIWQDPLPDREFAPIDDADAEQLKEDILETDLTTQQLVKTAWASASTYRDSDKRGGANGARIRLEPQRSWEANEPDQLQTVLSTLEDVQAEFNESRSDGTAVSLADLVVLGGNAAIEQAAAEAGHDIEVPFEPGRVDAEDEWTDEESFEALKPEADGFRNYLGEAFENTDRKPEAQLVDKADLLDLTPTEMTVLVGGLRQLGATYQDTDLGVLTDEPGVLTTDFFDNLLSMDYEWAEADEEHVYEGYNRETGEQVWEATRYDLIFGSNSRLRAIAEVYGAEDGEETFVQDFVDAWHKVMTADRFDLE from the coding sequence ATGAGTAAGCCAAATCAAGATTGGTGGCCCGACCTACTGGACCTGAGCGCACTCGACCAGAACGCACAACCGTACCCACTCGGTGAGGACTTCGATTACGCAGCGGAGTTCCAGGACCTCGACCTGGAGGCTGTGAAAGAGGACCTCGAGGACCTGATGGCCGACTCCCAGGAATGGTGGCCAGCCGACTACGGCCACTACGGCCCGCTATTTATCCGGATGGCTTGGCACAGCGCCGGGACCTATCGGACGACCGACGGCCGTGGCGGTGCTTCGGGCGGGACACAGCGGTTCGAGCCAATCGGTAGCTGGCCCGACAACGCCAACCTCGACAAGGCCCGCCGCCTGCTGTGGCCGATCAAACAGAAGTACGGCAAGCAACTCTCGTGGGCTGACCTCATCGTGCTGGCTGGCAACGTCGCCATGGAATCGATGGGATTCGAAACCTTCGGCTTCGCCGGTGGGCGCACGGACGCGTTCCAGCCCGACGGGGGCGCTGACTGGGGTCCTGAACAGGAGATGGAGTCGTGGGACCGCTTCGACGAGGACGACGAACTCGAGGACCACCTCGGTGCGACCGTGATGGGGCTCATCTACGTCAACCCCGAGGGGCCGGAAGGGCAACCGGACCCCGAGTGGTCGGCCGAGCGCATCCGGCAGTCCTTCGACCGCATGGCGATGAACGACAAGGAAACGGCCGCACTCATCGCCGGCGGCCACACGTTCGGGAAGGTCCACGGCGCGGACGACCCAGACGAGTACGTCGGTCCCGAGCCCGCGGACGCGCCCATCGAGAACATGGGCCTCGGCTGGGAGAGCGACTACGGCTCCGGGAAAGGCGACGACACCATCACCAGCGGCATCGAAGGCCCCTGGAACTCCACGCCGACGATGTGGGACATGTCCTACGTCAACACGCTGCTTGACAACGAGTGGGAGGTCGAGAAAGGCCCCGGCGGTGCGTGGCAGTGGACGCCGATACACGATGACGAAGTCGAGGACGCGCCGGCCGCCCACGACCCCGACGACACGCAGACGCCGATGATGTTGACGACGGACATCGCGCTCAAAAAAGACGACGACTACCGAGCGGTTATCGAGGAGTTCCAAGACGACCCGATGGAGTTCCTAGACGCCTTCGCGCGGGCCTGGTACAAGCTCATCCACCGCGACATGGGCCCGCCCGAGCGGTTCCTCGGCCCCGAAGTACCCGAGGAGACGATGATCTGGCAGGACCCGCTGCCGGACCGTGAGTTCGCACCGATCGACGATGCGGACGCCGAACAGCTCAAAGAGGACATCCTCGAGACGGACCTGACGACCCAACAGCTCGTCAAGACCGCGTGGGCATCGGCTTCGACCTACCGTGACAGCGACAAACGCGGCGGCGCAAACGGCGCCCGTATCCGGCTCGAGCCACAGCGCAGCTGGGAAGCTAACGAGCCCGACCAGCTACAGACGGTGCTCTCGACGCTCGAAGATGTCCAGGCAGAATTCAACGAGTCGCGGTCGGACGGCACGGCTGTCTCGCTCGCTGACCTCGTCGTCCTGGGTGGGAACGCGGCAATCGAGCAGGCCGCAGCCGAAGCCGGGCACGACATCGAGGTGCCCTTCGAACCGGGCCGTGTCGACGCCGAGGACGAGTGGACCGACGAGGAGTCCTTCGAGGCGCTGAAACCCGAGGCCGACGGCTTCCGGAACTATCTGGGCGAGGCGTTCGAGAACACCGACCGCAAGCCCGAAGCACAACTGGTCGACAAGGCCGACCTGCTTGACCTGACGCCCACAGAGATGACGGTGCTGGTCGGCGGGCTGCGTCAGCTCGGCGCCACCTACCAGGACACCGACCTGGGCGTGCTCACCGACGAACCTGGCGTGTTGACCACCGACTTCTTCGACAACCTGCTCAGCATGGACTACGAGTGGGCGGAAGCCGACGAGGAACACGTCTACGAGGGCTACAACCGCGAGACGGGCGAGCAGGTCTGGGAGGCGACCCGCTACGACCTCATCTTCGGCTCGAACTCGCGGCTTCGGGCCATCGCTGAAGTTTACGGCGCCGAAGACGGCGAGGAAACGTTCGTGCAGGACTTCGTCGACGCCTGGCACAAAGTCATGACCGCGGACCGTTTCGACCTCGAGTGA